Part of the Nicotiana sylvestris chromosome 5, ASM39365v2, whole genome shotgun sequence genome is shown below.
GGCTCTTGATGATAAACTCTTGCTCGAGCTGCAGAGCGTTGGCCTCTATATTGAACCTGTGGTATGCTTTCTCCCAGTGGTCATTGTAAAAGAAGGATATTTCTCATCTTTCATTTGGCCTCTAATTTTGAGAGTCCTCCcctgtcattttccttctttctctTAAATGCTTATTAATTTGCATTTTTCACTTTGAGTGGCGTCAGAGCAGTACTTTTCACAAATTGCGACAAATTATATGCTTTTTTCTAACTTTTGTATCTATGTTATATGATTTAATTTTTcctattcctttttcttttgcatCCTTGTTACAGCCTGACTTAGATGATAAAGAAGATGAAGTGATCAACCAAGAAATTATGCAGCTGGAGAGGGGACTCTGTCAAGAGGTTATCTTGCGTCACTACATAGCATCCTAATAATTTGCtcattttccctctctttccttGTTTTGATTGTTGCTAAATATGCCAGCAAATATAATTTCAAGAACATTGAGAATAGATGCTTCAAATAAAGACCGTCTCTTTCACGTCTATTTGGACATCTTTCTGTACATGTCCTATACCACTTTAGTAGTTCATTTTGTTCTATTTGCTGTAGATCGGTAAAAAGAAAGCATATATGGAGAAAGTATCTAAAGCACTTCAAGAAGGCAAGGACGTGCACGGATGGTAAGATGTTACATGCCATCAAGTTTGCTTCACGTTTCTGCAATGTGAATTCATGTGTGCCTTACAAATCCAATTGAATTTCCAGGGACCCGGAGCAGATTGCAATGCATAAACTTGTTGAGCTGGCTTACAGAAAGCTCTTGGTAAGGATTGCATTCTTTTATCTGTATGTTCATCATGCTTTCTTGTACTGTGCTTCTTGTTGTAGCGCCTGCTATTCTCACCAAACTTTTATTTTGTGTTCTTGTCATCCCTTTTTATAATCTTCTCCTGCTACTGTAGCTGCTCTCTTCTAAAGTCCTGTATTTGCTTAGAAGGTTGCTGTGGCATCAAGTCTTTTACTCTGAAACACGCTGCTTTTCATTGTGAGATGTTGTGAAGGATACTTGTAATAACTATATATGATCTTTTGATACTTTAAGGAGTATAAGTTGTCGAGCGGAGCAGTCTGAGAATTTGGAGAAAACTAAAATCCGCGAAGCTTGCTGCAAGTAACCTGACTTTGTAATACGTGATCTGAAACACAAATGCAGTATTTCTCCAGAAAGTAGAATACAAAGATATATATACATCAGCAGATATTATAGTTTTTTAGAGGCAATTCCAGTTATTGTGCTTTTTCTTCTTAATATCTATGTTTGAAAGAGGAATAAAGAAGACTCGGCTGATATTTTAGGAATTCCAATACTGTTTTTCTGATTGATTAAGGTTTGATGTCTATTGACTAGATTTTAAAGTTCAATTATAAGATTCCGATCAAAGAAAAATCGATCCTAGTCTAGGTTTTTTCTGGTCAGTTAGATTTTGTTGAAAAATTACCTCAGCATGTATGGTCATGCTCAGGCTTAAAAAACATTAAGATAACATTCAAATTGCGCTAACAGCTGTATCTGATATTGTTTTAGTACTAAGGGTTCTTCAATTGTTGTAACAATTAAAACCTAATGATGCTGTTGAACATGGTGAATTTTAGTGAGTCATCCATAATTTCAGCAGATTAGAACAACTGCAATTCTGTACTTTAAATATTGTGGAAGCTTCATTAGAACGACATCCAAATATTAAGAAGTTAGAGCAGGTAGTTTCTCTCACTCTCGCTGGAGTTCTATTTATCTTCAAAAGCAAGTAGAAACATTGTGAGTAATGTGAATTACATCAAAGGGGCCCTTGCAAGAAAGCATTTGTGGGCTATTCTTACCTAGTTTGAATCCTAACTCTACTATAGATTCTTCATCTGAATCTGAAAGTAAGTAATATCGAAATATCCATCAAGTTTTTCTATCCATACAAGTTTCCTAAGATATTTTTTTGATCAGATACATCTTTATATTGTCATTTTGGCTAAGCATCTACTTGATGCCTCTTGAATGAAACCTTTTACTTTATAAAAGAAGATATTTTTTTGATCAGCAAATAAGAGATTTTATAAATAGAACAAAACCGGACACCAAGATTATGAATTCACAAGAGTGGGCAGtctccttcgccaaaaaaagaaaaaggaaagaaaagaagaaaaggggataGCCTCTAGATCAAAGATCCTATTCCTGAAGCAAGCTAAAATCTATCATTTTGTGTATCTCATATACATCCTGGAGTTTACACCAAAAAACTAGCACATACAAGCACCTATATTTATCTCCTGTGCAGTCATTGCTTCGTCCTCAAAACACCTAGTGTTCTTTTCTTTCCATAGAAACCCAACTAACACATGCTGGAACAGTTGTCCACTATTGAAGAATTTAGAAGATTTACTATCGGGTAAGGCTTATTGTAATTAAAATGATGAAACTTTACTAATTGTCTTTGCTAATTTTTTACACAAAACTGTATCTCCTGCAAAGTATGTTGGCATCTTACATATACATTATGGTAGTTAAATAAGGGTAGTTCATTAGCTAGCATACCGACATTGCAACTCATAAATCCTAGATACTTGGCTGAAGTGAATTTAATTTTGTAGAGTTTCACCCGCCATCTGTTAATGGCTACCTGATTTTGGGCAATTTGAATTTATTTGTCTTTATGCTGTGCACCATATTAGTTACTAGAGCTTTCATAATTGATTTACTACAACATATGGACGTGACTCAACTTTGTGATTCAGTTTAATAACTGCTAATACTTTGGATTAATTTGACAGGCGACTCGAGGAAGTCTAGCTTCCAAAAATGGGGTTCCTAAGGTGTCAAAGCAGGTTGCATTGGCTTTTGCAAAGAGAACACTTTCCAGGTGTCGGAAGTTTGAGGACACTAGAGCTAGTTGCTTTAGTGAGCCTGTGCTCCATGACATTATTTTTGCCGCTCCGCCTCGTATTAATGAGGCAGATCTTTTGGCTCGTGAAGCAGTTGGTAATAGTAAGCTTTTAACTATGAGTTAAATTATCATGTATATGGGACTGACACTGTGATGACAATGCTTTAGCAACTTTGAGCTAGTTACAATATTTTCTGATTCCTTGAGCTCTGGGTCAACCAAATATTTCAGTTCTTATTTAACAAGagctttttatttttcctttttttgtgaAATTGTATTTTGATCTTCACATGCTTTAGTAGCTGAAGTTTGTTTCTTGCACGTTCTGTTCTTGTCAGCTGGGTGGTATTTACTGACGTCGTTTCTAACAAGAGTTCTAACAATAGCTGACATCTCTCTTGTTTCACAGGCTCATGCCCTGTTAGTGCTGATGGTGTTTTGGTTGATCCATATGAAAGGTTTAATCATCAATCTGATCAAGTTTTTGCTAAAAATGGGCCAATATTAAATAGAGGGAAGAAAAAAGAAGTACTGCTTGATGATGTTGGTGCTGCTTTCAGAGCCACTTCTACTCTTGGTGGAACTCTTCTCGGTGGTGCAAAAGGAAAGAGAAGTGAAAGAGATAGGGACTCTTTATCCAGAAATACAAATGCAAAAGCTGGACGGTCACTTGGGAACTCCAAGGGTGAGCGCAAGACAAAATCAAAGCCCAAGCAGAAGACAGCTCAGCTTTCTACATCCGTAAATGGATCTTTTAACAAATTCATGGAAATCACGACACATCCAGTTTACCCTTCTGCTAATGGTTCTGGAGAATTGGTCAATACAAGTGGTAACAGAAAAAGAGAGGGTGATGTTAATTCATCGAGGGAGAAGAAAGAATCTGCTGACAGCATGAATGTGCCACTGAATGACATTGATGCAATAGAAGAGCTAGGTGTAGAATCTGAGCTTGGGGCGCCTCAGGATTTCAATACTTGGTTCAACTTTGATGTTGATGGTTTGCAAGATCATGATTGTGTGGGGCTTGAAATACCAATGGATGACCTTTCCGAGCTAAATATGTTTTGACTGTGACTGCTCATTGTACATTCTTAAGGACTATTTAACTGTTTAGTTGAGAATACTCTTTTGCTTGTTCAAGAAGTGATGGCTTAAGAGATCTCTAGCCAATTGGCACTTGTAATTATGGCCATTTTTTGTATACTTATTTGAAGGGAATGCTAGAAAATCCTCACTTGTTTAAATTCGGACAATGTTTCCTTGTAAGCAAATTAGCAAAGATCGCAAGGGCAATTTTGTTTAGTCATCTTTTGTAATGATCCAGTTCCTTTTTCCCAATATAATGCATTTTTGACTCTTTCTCCCTGGTTACTAGTTATGTTTTCCTAATGCTTGTATATAAGCATAAGAATCTGGTACCCGGCAGTTCAGTCTTTTGGTCTTGCTAATCCTTCATTAACTGTCTGCATCTTATGAATGATGGACTACTGTAATTTTATGTATAACATTTAACTTCttgattttcatgttttagttGCAGACGCATACTGGTAAGTACCTTGAGCATACTCGCCTGTCAAAACAGTTGCTTCTTCCTTAACGGGTGCTAGGAGGATTGTCACCAGCCAAGCACTGATCGGTCAGCCTGAGAATGTTTGCATAGGAGGCCGACAGGTAACCCATCCTTTACCTTAACGAACTTGGATAAAATGAGTCACAGCGTTAATTTATACATTTCTCCATTGTCAACTCTCCCTCACATTATAAATGTATTTATACTTGTAAACATACTCCATCTCCCTCACATTATAAGTGTATATATACTTCTAAACATATTCCACTATCCAGATTTTGACCATTTCTATATGGTTTTTGGATGTGCATAATTGTTTAAGATTGTGCTAAAACTATTATAACTGCTGAATATCCTGTTTTTATTGCGTATCTTCCTTCTTTGTTAACTAATTGCCAAGCTTTGCTGATAGATTGTATTTTCATCATGCGTTATGTGTTGCTTACCAAAGTGAATTGCTGTACTTTTATTTAAGGCTTTCAAGACTGATGACCTAGTGCCAAAGCTTTGGTGAGAACACCTTCCCTTGTGTTGCTATCTGGTGCATTACTTCCGTTGATCTAGGAGGTAAGGTGCTACCATTTTGGTGTTTACTcatgtatatatatttgtaaCTTGTTGGATAGTTCTTTCCTCTGATTGTGTCATTGTATTCCAATCATAATTTGTTGTAGTGGAAGGTGAAGACATCTTAAATTTATATAGATTTTGGTACTTATTGACCATATTAGTGGAGGGAATGGTACcttatcaaaaaggaaaaaaaattagtCGAGGGGATGATGTGGATAAGTCTTTTTAAGTTAGTTTTGTCACTTTTTGTTTAGCAGAGTGATCTTGTTCTCTCAACTGTTTGGCCTTGTAAATTCAATTTTACTCTATATGATAGTTCTTTCCTTGGTTCTTTATGTACTGGTTGGTTTCTTTGATAGACCCTCTCCCCTTTTTCCCAACTTGGTTACCATTTCATGAATAGAAAAGACCATCTTCATGTATCGTACCTGggggtggcaaaatggttcaaagaaaacagttaaccacccatattatacactaaaaaatgggttggataatgaactttttaaaaacgggtcaaatatggataagaaccatattatccatttagaaaatggataaccaatgagtaaccaatggataaccaatgagtctaacttttacatttgtgaagcctcaaattgggggttcctcaagttagggagactaagaattctcccaaaagtgatcacatacaagaagtcatggataatataggtaacccatattatccgccggttaacctgttttttatccgtattaaatatgggccGGGTCGGATATTTGATCCGTTTTTATTACCCGATTGtgacccgaaccatatccgacccgacccgccAGTTTGCCACTCCTAATCGTACCCAAAAAAAGAAGAACGATGGAAGAAAGAGAGAGATTGTCTTCATATACTTAGGTTCTTTCATCTGCCTCCTCCTCGTCATCTAAAAATCTTTTTCCTGCTAATGCCTCTTATTaataaggctaaagatttctgtCTATGAATAATGCTGCTGCTTACTGCTAGTTGGATGGTGCAAGATTGACTTACATGATTTGACGCAATGTATTgaaattcttatttcattttacTGTGTATGATTGCCCTGTGGAAAAAAGTACTTTGTTTTGCTGGAAGTATACTTGCAACTGATGTGTGACTTTTCACGTCACATTGGATTTTCTAGTTGATAAATTATCAGATTATCTGGACCTGTGACAAGGTACTTGTGCAGTTCCTCTGACATGCAGTTTAAGAAAACAGGACTGATTGCATCAACGATACGAAGAAGGATTAGTGTTGAAATTTTTCAGGACCTACCTCTTGGACAGTCATTATGTgttggtttatttatttatttattgtaagTAACTTCTTTAACGTAACACATTTGGGTGCTGCCTGTTACACGTGCATTGAATCCAGTAGCTCCAGGAAACTGTCAGAATCATATGTGTCTTTCATTCTATACCTCAAGTTTAATGACTTATATAAAAACTACTGTTTTCCATCCCTCAAAGCATGTATTGTTTCTTGCCCTTGCCAACTTAGCACTGCCGTTAATTTCTGTCTATTTGTACATACTATATTCAAGAAACAGGAAAGATTTTGATTTTCCATCTTTCGACCCCTTCAGCCCAAATGACGGTCTCAGCTCTCGACCATTTAGGTTTTCATCTCTTGACACTTTCTTCCTGCATTACGCCTGTAATAATGCTGAAGTTGATATGCACCAATGAAAGATGATATATCATCTTGCTCTTTTCTATTTTGTTTTACTCTCTCTATTTTTGTCCTGCAAATGCCTTTTTTTAATTTGTAGTGTTCATGTTTTATGTTTGTATTTTATTCATTTTATTGCTGCTTCTCTTTTCGCTCGGTCACTAATTTCCATTAAAATTTATGAGCAAGGTTAACTGTGAGGACACTAGTATTACAGGATCTATCATGTATGGAAGCCTttctaacttatattctttttgGGAAGTTGGAGTGTTTGTTTCTCTGCATTAACTACTCTGTTTCTGAATTTCAGATGATCCAATGTGTTGCAGTCCATTAGGAATAGGATACTCCTTAATAAAAGTTTAGAAGGAAATTAGTTTTGGACTTGGGAGTTAAGGTCTGTTTTTGGCAGCAAGTTCAGGTGGACGTATGGTTCTTGCTGTTGCCTGTTGGTGAGGATGAAGGCTCGAGTGTCTTAAATAACAAATTAGAAAGAGCAATTTGATCACTTTCAGCAAGCCCAACTTTTAAGCCCGTTTCGCCAGatagagtaaaaaaaaaaaagaaagggcaGCCCTgtgcactaagctcctgctatTTGCGGTGTCCGGGAAAGGGTCGGACCATAAAGGTTTATTGTATGCAACCTCACtctgcatttttgcaagaggctgATTCTACGGCTCGAACATGTGGCCTCCTGGTTTCATGATAACAGTTTTACCAGTTACATCAATGCTTCTCTTTTTTTGCCAGATAGAGTGACATTGCTAAATTGCAAGACCGGTTGTTGTCAATCTGCTTGCTTTCACCAAAGCGATCTGTATTCTATGGAAACTTCATATTGACGTCTAGTCTCACCCACTTTGTGCACGAGCTGTGGTTAGGGGTCGGACCATAAACTTCATATTATCGGTTATCGGATTATAAATGTAGTAATCCGCTAGCAATCCAATAAGACAACGGACGGATTGGTATCGGATTAACGATTATCGGGTGGTTATCGGGTGGTTTATTGGTTAAGCCAAATAGAAATTTTTTGAACAACCATTCAGTCAATACTAAACGGTTTCAAATCAATACCATCTAAGATCTACAAATTATTTCCAGTTCTGGCCATTATCATAGATCTCTTTCTCTAGTTCTATCTTGAGATGTTGTGTTGATGTCTTCTTTGGTTCTATCTTGGAATTGTGTTTGCACTGTCTCAATTTTCATGCATATTTTCTGGAAAGTATTGATTAAACAATTGTATTATATAGCTGGTAAAATTCTgttatgaaaaaaaataaattctATCACTACTGCACAGAATTACAGATGCACTTCTAACTTCTTATTAGTTTCCACTTATTTTTCATTTGGTTATTACAAAGGTAAAAATTACACGGGGCACCCTATTTGGTCTcccccatttaacttatacccatttttaaaaaaagttttaacttgtacctagTTTTTAAATAACTTTAGTCCCTTTCTACTCCTCCtctttcgttttcttcttcttctattaacAACTGAAAGACACTATGATTAATTTCGCTTTTAGTGCAACCTGAACAAAGAAATCAAACAGCAAAGAATAAAAGAATATAACTTTCTACCTCGACTAGGCAAGCAGACAAACAATCCGTATTTTTTTAATCTCTCGCAATACTGTTTTACATTTATGATGAACTATACGGAAATTGACCCATTACTTCTTGTTTTGAATAGACTAATTCTGTCAGATTCGTGGGAAGATATTGAACTGGTATTAAACTTATTTTAGTCGCATGTAATTATTGTCTCCTTTTTCATCTTGAGCTGGCTGCTACTTCACTTGGAAATACTGGGATTTAAGTTTTTGCTTATGATCTTATGGATTCAACTttagcttatatagtgctgaagtttttacaattGAACTAATAACTTTAGCATCTCTGCtgaaagtttttgaaaaagcttatccaggacaaaaaaaaattcaacttaTTAGTGCTggagtttttacaaatgaactaaataaattcaacatcttctgctgaagtttttgaaaaagctttatgacaaaactaacgaattcaggacaaaaaaacttcagttattttagtgctgaagtttttaaaaatgaactaaataacttcagcaccttatccaggacaaaaaaacttcagcactggctttgctacttcaggctcgtctactagaatgctgaagttttgcgtgattgcctttgctacttcagccccgtatacTGAAGTTAAATGGATACATTTGCAATTTTTtctgcaaagcgggcacaagttaaaacgtgacccaaaaagcgggtatagtcCAAATGCCATCTAAGGCAACATAGTCTGAATCTGCTGGAACGTAACTTCTAAGGCATCTAAGTGGAAACTAATAACTTAGATGACATTTACATTGCAGAAGGCATCAACCACAACAAGATCAATCAATCAAGAACCTTACAGCGCAGTGGCAAAGCCAGAATTTTTTGAAGGGTGTTCAGATTTGAAAGAAGTTAAAAAAAATCCAACAAAGGATATttcatatatattatatatatctaaaatttaatattttacttatatatgTAGTGTAATTTTTCATAATATCTCGACAGAGGATGGTCAATTGACCATCCTTAGCAAAAATTGATTTCGCCCCTGTTACAGCGTAGTCTCACCGTAAATGACAAGTTTTTACTAGTATGACGAGTTAGCACCATGTGCTAAACCTGATAAAgggagaaaaaaaatcaaaaaaaggtcAAAAAGTGACTAGCTAGGTGGAAGGAATTTGGAGGGGGAAGTGGTGGAATTGTATCCACCTAAACCATTATAGAGTTGTTAGTACTGGTGATGATATAGTCCACTACCAGAAATTCTGAACAATTACTTTGGTCCCCTTAGCTATTTGATAAAAGGAGCACAAGGACGCTACCATCATATGATCAAGTTTTTATGGGTAGAGTTATTCAATATTTATATCTGAATAAATATACAGTGAAACAATTAAGGTCTGTACAAGCTAGCCAGACAGCACTAGtacacaaagaaaaaaaaagagaaagagaatgcTGTCATCATGTGGGGTTGTCAATGTTATCATTTTCTTTGCCTTTTGGGGTGGTTAGATGTGAAAATATGGCTACATTATTTTCACTTGTCTTTTGATTTAAGAATAATATAGTTCCTAtacctttttcctttccctgggGACCTTATTTTAAATAAAGATTATCAGAGTGAATCATCACTTTTTGCCATTTATCTTGCAAGAAGACAACAGCAGAAGCATGGCAAATCACTGTCTGCTGCAGCCATTGGTGTTGTGACTAACTAATCCTTCTTAGCTTAGTTCTCAAGCAAAGCCTTGCTTGTGTAGCACCACATCATTATTTCCTCAATAATTACTCCTATAAAAAGAAAAcatttccatatatatatatatttcataacAGTAGGCCAGTTTTTGAATAGAATCATTCAATCGGTTTCATTCTTTTTTCTTACTATTATATACTTCTATATGTCTACATTACTCAGGGTTGAAATTTCCACCTTTTTCATTCTTTAGTGTTGATCCTACACCATGATTCCTCCTCAAATGATAGTTTTTCTAGTTATTTTTCTTCAGAGCTATCTTGTCCTAGCATATGATCCTGATCCAGTTCATGACTACTGCATACCAAGGGCAGAATTCTCTTCAATCTTCCTTTCTTGCAAGAATTCATCGTTGGTCACAGTCGAAGATTTTATCTATTCAGGTATTAAAGATCCAGGGAACTTTAAACATACTGGATTTTCATCCATTCCAGTTAGCTCCACTGTCTTTCCTGGACTGAACACATTAGGCATGTCATTTGTGCGCGCTGATTTTGACGTTGATGGTGTCAACGTGCCACATTTTCATCCGAGGGCCACTGAAACTGCATTCGTGCTCGAGGGGAAGATTTATTCGGGGTTTGTTGATTCAGGAAACCGAGTTTTTGCTAAGGTTATTGAGAAAGGAGAAGTGATGGTGTTTCCAAAAGGTTTAGTTCACTTCCAAATGAATGTTGGTGATACcccagctgctattttgggaagtttTAACAGCCAAAATCCTGGATTGGTGAAAATCCCAACTGCTATTTTTGGAACAGGAATTAAAGAGGAGCTTTTGATAAAAGCATTTGGATTGAATGATAAGGAGATTGCTAAATTAAGGAAGAAGTTTGTTCCTCAATAGCTGGGATAGATTATAGGAAAGTTATAGTTTCTGTTATttgtctctttttttctttattcaatAATGCAACTAAATTACAATAGTTCCAAAAAATCTGCTGCACACTTCTAACTTTTAAGGGTTGCAACATGAGAATACTGAGAATTAGTAAAACTTTTAGGTTTCTTTAACTTCTGTTGGCGAAGAAGCTAATATTTATGTTTTGTATCTAGGCTAACAATGTCTCTTCTAATTAGTTAGTTTAGTAAAACTGTTTTAAAAGACTGCAGAAAAGAGCGAGAATTTTAGGCATTTCATTCTTATTCCAACCGAGGGTATATCGGACAACCTCTCTGCCtttccagggtaggggtaaggttgcaTACATCTTAcactccccaaaccccacttgtgggaaatCACTAGGTTTGTTGTTGTCATCATACTTTTAGAACGCACTTAGTATTTAACATACAACTAAATCCTATGTTGttcggactctccgaaaatgtcAATGGTGCGTCGGATCCTCCAAAGGTGGTGCACTTTTGAAGGATCTGACAACTGTGCAACATAGGCTAAATCAGGGCTTAAAGGGCTTTCAAATGCTCAGTAATAGGTTGAATTCTCTAGCAATACATGAAGTATTGTAATAGGTTGTATTTTGTTGTCTTCTAGTCAGAGATATAGTTCTTCTTTTGATCATAACATTGTCTACATCAGAATGCGGAAAAAGTAAGAGAAGGACCATTGCTATAAGGCAAAAGCTAAAGTGTAAAAGGCAAGCATGCTGCTGTCATATTGATAAACACcatcatttgatcaatgtttaAGCTGTTAAAGCTTACTCCACAAATGAAGAGATGACAAAAAAATATTTAGGGGAAAGATCACTTTTAGCCTGCggcagaaactatttacatcgAGTAACCacaaaagtgtataaaatttatacaaaaatatacatttttcggctattatGTAAGAGTGGCTATAAAGTGTCATTTTGCCAAATATTTTTATAGTACGAATTAAGAACGCAAATCCCTCTCATTTCATTAATTTGGACATATGAAACTGCTTAGACTTCAAGAACTAACACAGTTATGCGCATTCAGAAGCATCAGTTGTTTACATCAAACACTCAGCACTGAAGTAAGTGCTAGAAAACATCAGGCTAAAATATAAAGGGAAGAGAACTCAACATTGAAAAACAAGTCATCTCAATGATGACCTCCTAAACTAAATCGATAGTACATTTTACTAATTAGAGCATGGCGTTCAGCATTTCGTTCCAGGTATCAGGTACTCCGGGAAGACACCAATGGCTACAATCAGATTTATAGTCTCCTAAGTGCTGCTTACCCGTTTGGCTTACGAACTTACTATAAACAGAAGGATGCCCGTCTCTACGAAGAGCTGTCATTGTCGTTATATCCTGGAAAGATACCGGAAAACTCATCCTTCTTAGCACTTCTTTTAGCACCAACAGTGGTTCCGGAACATGAGGGTGACTAAAGAATTCCAATGGCTCCCTCTGATTAAAGCATTTCCATCCATTTTCCCTAACAAATCAtagtgcaacaacaacaactaaacCTCAGTCTCAAGCAAATAGGGGTCGACTATATGAATTCTCACTGACCATGTCTTGCTCAATTTAAGTTCATCTCAGACCAATATTATACGAATCataataaaatatctgaaatcaAACATTTTTCTCACACATTCTATGAACGGGATATATAGAGAACTGCATATTTTGCGGAAATGTGGTAATCAAGATGAGTACCTGTTATGTCGAGGCGACATGCTTCGGAAGAAAACTCGAGTTTTTCGAGGATCAAGATTCAAGTCTACCCATTTAGCCCATGTCATTAGTCCTTTCTCATAGGCAACCATTGGGTTCATGTTTCTATAGAAACTGTTTCCTTCCATTACTAAGTCCCACCTGAGTTTCAATTAAATGGTTCAATAAAACTATGTTAATGACCTCATAGCATTGCATTAAAGAAATTGCCTTCATATTCAAGAATCATAAAGGAcagtccggtgcactaagctccctcTATGCGggatccggggaagggccggaccacatgggtctattgtacgcaaccttaccctacatttctgcaagaggctgtttccacggctcga
Proteins encoded:
- the LOC104249022 gene encoding germin-like protein subfamily 3 member 2, which produces MIPPQMIVFLVIFLQSYLVLAYDPDPVHDYCIPRAEFSSIFLSCKNSSLVTVEDFIYSGIKDPGNFKHTGFSSIPVSSTVFPGLNTLGMSFVRADFDVDGVNVPHFHPRATETAFVLEGKIYSGFVDSGNRVFAKVIEKGEVMVFPKGLVHFQMNVGDTPAAILGSFNSQNPGLVKIPTAIFGTGIKEELLIKAFGLNDKEIAKLRKKFVPQ